The following are from one region of the Gloeomargarita lithophora Alchichica-D10 genome:
- a CDS encoding two-partner secretion domain-containing protein, with product MVTQGQATIQQESATKLNINQSTDRAVINWNGFSIGAPEWVNFQQPSSTSATLNRVTGNTPSSIAGKLTANGQIFLINPNGIMFLPTARVDVAGLVASTLNIQDSDFMRGVLRFEQMPGKAPASVVNQGLITVKEAGFAALVAPAVQNSGVISARLGKVVLASGTTVSLDFYGDGLLSVTVDPNLAGQITDIYGNKLNSLIDNQGNITAPGGIVTLTAQAAGQIVDSVINTSGIIEAKYAENRNGVIVLSGGSQGIVAVNGELNVSGERGGKVEITGEKIALNGNALIDASGNKGGGIVNIGGSFQGKGTLPNAQMTYVGQGAEINASAVNTGNGGEVIVWADKATGFYGEINAKGGEISGDGGFVEVSGRDYLDFQGTVNTLAVNGKTGTLLLDPQDLTISTAANSGVPNAPNVFFADNGSGNSILNDTTLANATTNVVLQATRDITFSSAVLMANNNIGIKAQAGRNIAVNANITTRGGDIELLAGTFSGAAIPDASGSIVINGNLSTVGGSITGGSVIAKGFNVNPNRTITTNTGNVTIEATNNITATPTANTIVGVGTGNVSFIAGQNIILNPSGFSNYRIEGSLNLVELKATNGTIQLGGTGTGGAFTRINATTVNFEAGQDIVLQSNIDNTFVSVTAGTGGMTVKAGQDIKLLGGSGTNAQSRNVTITSNGLQTITANRDIILTSGSGTNANVTINSTGTSQSITAGKNITLSSGNPGMTFSIISADNNTTVSAGDRFKFTDSKISSINGTVTLRANENIIGTNSNITTQGKDIVLNSDRDSTNGGAIELTNTTITSNNGNIILGGGIDPLNNPAIGTSTLTSGVELNGATLAAGAGNITLTGKGFNTGANNYGIFQNLGAEVITESGNITYTGTGGNGTNNNYGVFLTSANTTITSDSGAISITGKGGNGTESKNYGIYQFSGAKVSTKSGNITYKGTGGDGESNNYGVFLEGTNTLISTTGTGTVNLTGQGGNGMGKDNYGIYQFSGAQVSTESGSITYKGTGGNGITRNHGIFLQDGTTATTTISTQGTGAISLTGTGQGTSGGNFGIFLDNPVKVSSVDGQITYTGKGADGNNSNVGILQGDGAQVTSVNGDISYTGTGGNGISGNSGIGITGNTTKISTTGTGKVDLTGIGQGTGTNNTGIGQANGAQVSTTTGNITYTGTGSNGADAIRIASGGNIIGNKTTGAIKLTSTNNAIILNDVTVNTTEDIIINSPGSVTQNNTGGLFADGLELLGTGAYTLNNISNDIATLATNTTNNIKYTDVGGFEIGIVNKTNGINTTGNVTLTAGDTVTQSHEIIANGLALLGSGKFELENSGNTITTIAADTTNDISFVNSKTLTVGTVNPDGIEDANSVFLQALTGDIVVNKSITATNDITLVADDNFINNVGATALTSGGTFLVYATSPQGNVNGFPVLGGSEQFKTTFPQPALFIGKGFLYKVGAELIPGLPSSSFTEPVTFTLNFNDREWRDLSDMGEAVLFPEALLCLNVPVNQNSASTPLTDPLVLRTENLPSTNIQWQTGDFPTCKTNQASR from the coding sequence GTGGTCACCCAGGGGCAGGCTACCATTCAGCAGGAAAGTGCCACGAAACTTAACATCAACCAATCCACGGACAGAGCGGTTATCAACTGGAATGGGTTTAGCATTGGTGCGCCGGAGTGGGTGAATTTTCAACAACCCAGCAGTACATCGGCCACCTTAAATCGAGTCACAGGGAATACGCCTTCGAGTATCGCCGGGAAACTTACGGCGAATGGGCAAATCTTTTTGATTAACCCGAATGGGATCATGTTTTTACCCACCGCACGGGTGGATGTGGCGGGGTTGGTGGCGAGTACATTAAATATTCAAGATAGTGATTTTATGCGGGGTGTTTTACGCTTTGAGCAAATGCCAGGAAAAGCCCCGGCATCGGTAGTGAATCAGGGTTTGATTACGGTGAAAGAAGCGGGTTTTGCGGCTTTAGTCGCTCCGGCGGTGCAAAATAGTGGCGTAATTTCGGCTCGCTTGGGGAAGGTAGTTTTAGCTTCGGGAACGACCGTTAGCTTAGACTTTTATGGGGATGGGTTATTAAGTGTCACGGTTGACCCCAATTTGGCAGGGCAAATCACAGATATTTATGGGAATAAGCTAAATTCTTTAATTGATAATCAAGGCAATATCACGGCACCGGGAGGCATTGTTACCTTAACGGCTCAAGCGGCTGGTCAGATTGTGGATAGTGTGATTAACACTTCTGGCATTATCGAAGCGAAGTACGCCGAAAATCGCAATGGCGTGATTGTTTTATCCGGTGGTTCCCAGGGTATTGTGGCGGTGAATGGGGAATTAAATGTATCGGGAGAACGGGGCGGTAAGGTTGAAATTACGGGTGAGAAAATAGCCTTAAACGGGAATGCGCTCATTGATGCTTCGGGAAACAAAGGCGGTGGGATTGTTAATATCGGTGGCAGTTTTCAAGGTAAAGGGACGTTGCCCAATGCTCAGATGACCTATGTGGGTCAAGGGGCGGAAATCAACGCTTCAGCGGTTAATACAGGTAATGGCGGTGAAGTGATTGTCTGGGCAGATAAAGCGACGGGATTTTATGGGGAAATCAACGCCAAAGGTGGGGAAATATCTGGGGATGGGGGATTTGTCGAAGTATCAGGGCGGGATTATTTAGATTTTCAAGGTACAGTTAATACCCTAGCGGTCAATGGTAAAACTGGAACTTTACTCCTCGATCCCCAGGATTTAACCATTAGTACTGCCGCTAATTCTGGAGTTCCCAATGCTCCCAATGTTTTCTTTGCCGATAACGGCTCTGGCAATAGCATTTTGAATGACACCACTCTAGCAAATGCTACGACTAATGTGGTCTTGCAAGCCACCCGTGATATTACCTTTAGCAGTGCGGTTTTGATGGCAAATAATAATATCGGCATCAAAGCTCAAGCGGGGCGAAACATTGCTGTCAATGCTAATATCACGACTCGTGGGGGTGATATTGAACTGTTAGCAGGAACATTTAGTGGTGCGGCCATTCCTGATGCGAGTGGTTCTATCGTTATCAACGGCAATCTCAGTACTGTTGGTGGTAGCATAACCGGCGGTTCAGTCATAGCGAAGGGATTTAATGTTAATCCCAATCGAACCATCACAACTAATACTGGTAATGTAACCATTGAAGCCACCAATAATATCACAGCAACTCCTACTGCTAACACAATCGTTGGTGTGGGAACAGGTAATGTTAGTTTCATCGCAGGTCAAAATATAATTTTGAATCCATCGGGGTTTAGTAATTATCGCATTGAGGGAAGTCTAAATTTAGTAGAACTGAAAGCCACTAATGGCACAATTCAATTGGGTGGTACTGGGACTGGGGGTGCATTTACTCGTATCAATGCTACAACTGTTAATTTTGAGGCTGGGCAAGATATTGTTCTGCAATCAAATATAGACAATACATTTGTTAGTGTCACTGCGGGTACAGGCGGCATGACCGTTAAGGCTGGGCAAGATATTAAATTGCTCGGTGGCTCTGGCACGAACGCCCAAAGTCGAAATGTTACCATCACTTCAAATGGTTTGCAAACCATTACCGCAAATCGGGATATTATACTCACCTCTGGTTCAGGAACAAATGCCAATGTCACCATTAATTCAACGGGCACTAGCCAGTCTATAACGGCTGGGAAAAATATCACCCTGAGTAGTGGTAACCCCGGTATGACTTTTAGTATCATCAGTGCAGACAACAATACTACTGTTTCGGCGGGCGATCGTTTCAAGTTCACAGACAGTAAAATTTCTTCTATAAATGGTACAGTCACCCTACGGGCTAATGAAAATATCATTGGCACCAACAGCAACATCACTACTCAGGGCAAAGATATTGTTCTCAACTCTGATAGAGATAGCACCAACGGCGGAGCGATTGAACTGACTAATACCACTATTACCAGCAACAACGGCAACATCATCTTAGGTGGTGGAATTGACCCCCTGAATAATCCCGCTATAGGTACCAGCACTCTAACCAGTGGCGTTGAATTGAATGGAGCAACCCTCGCCGCCGGAGCGGGCAATATCACCCTCACAGGGAAAGGGTTTAATACAGGAGCTAATAACTATGGCATTTTCCAAAACTTAGGTGCTGAAGTCATTACGGAATCAGGGAATATCACCTACACAGGCACGGGTGGCAATGGAACAAATAACAACTACGGGGTTTTTCTTACAAGTGCAAATACTACAATCACTTCTGACTCAGGGGCGATCAGTATTACCGGGAAGGGGGGCAACGGCACCGAGTCGAAGAACTACGGCATTTATCAATTCAGTGGGGCGAAAGTCAGCACTAAATCTGGCAATATCACCTACAAGGGCACTGGCGGAGATGGAGAAAGTAACAACTACGGTGTTTTTCTTGAGGGCACAAACACCCTCATTAGCACCACAGGGACAGGAACAGTAAATCTGACGGGTCAAGGTGGCAATGGAATGGGCAAGGATAATTACGGCATTTATCAATTCAGTGGGGCGCAAGTCAGCACTGAATCTGGCAGTATCACCTACAAGGGCACGGGTGGTAATGGAATAACTAGAAACCATGGAATTTTTCTGCAAGATGGCACCACCGCCACCACAACCATCAGCACTCAAGGCACGGGAGCCATCAGTCTCACGGGCACAGGGCAGGGGACATCAGGTGGTAATTTCGGAATTTTCCTAGACAATCCAGTTAAGGTGAGTAGTGTGGATGGGCAGATCACCTACACGGGCAAGGGGGCAGACGGAAATAATAGTAATGTTGGCATTCTGCAAGGAGATGGTGCCCAAGTAACCAGTGTCAACGGCGACATATCCTACACGGGGACCGGCGGAAATGGGATAAGTGGTAACAGCGGCATTGGAATAACAGGTAACACGACCAAAATCAGCACTACTGGCACCGGCAAAGTCGACCTTACGGGTATAGGGCAGGGGACAGGAACCAATAACACAGGCATAGGCCAAGCAAATGGAGCGCAAGTCTCCACCACTACAGGCAACATCACCTACACAGGTACGGGTAGTAATGGTGCTGATGCTATTCGCATAGCATCTGGTGGCAATATCATCGGTAATAAAACTACTGGAGCGATTAAGCTGACTTCTACTAACAATGCCATCATCTTAAATGATGTCACCGTTAATACCACCGAAGATATTATTATCAACTCTCCCGGAAGTGTCACGCAAAATAATACGGGTGGTTTATTTGCTGATGGTTTAGAACTATTGGGAACAGGGGCATATACTCTCAATAATATAAGTAATGACATCGCTACTCTGGCTACAAACACGACAAATAATATTAAATATACCGATGTGGGTGGTTTTGAAATTGGGATAGTTAATAAAACCAATGGTATTAACACCACTGGCAATGTCACTTTGACTGCGGGAGATACCGTAACTCAATCTCATGAAATCATTGCCAATGGTTTAGCTTTGTTGGGCAGTGGTAAATTTGAATTAGAAAATTCTGGTAATACAATTACTACTATCGCCGCTGATACTACGAATGACATTAGCTTTGTGAACAGTAAAACTCTCACGGTAGGTACGGTAAATCCTGATGGCATTGAGGATGCTAATAGTGTATTTCTACAAGCTCTGACTGGGGATATTGTCGTCAATAAGAGTATTACTGCAACTAATGATATTACTTTGGTTGCAGATGATAACTTTATCAACAATGTAGGTGCTACTGCCTTAACCAGTGGCGGTACATTTTTAGTCTATGCCACCAGTCCCCAGGGGAATGTAAACGGATTTCCTGTGTTGGGGGGTTCGGAACAATTTAAGACCACGTTTCCTCAACCGGCATTATTTATTGGCAAGGGTTTCTTGTATAAAGTGGGTGCGGAATTGATTCCCGGATTACCCAGTTCATCATTTACTGAACCTGTTACCTTTACCCTCAATTTTAATGACCGAGAATGGCGGGATTTATCGGATATGGGTGAAGCAGTGCTATTCCCCGAAGCCTTACTATGCCTCAATGTACCCGTGAATCAAAACTCAGCATCTACCCCATTGACTGACCCCTTAGTTTTACGAACAGAGAATCTGCCCAGCACGAATATCCAATGGCAAACCGGTGATTTTCCCACCTGCAAAACCAATCAGGCCAGTCGTTAA
- the grpE gene encoding nucleotide exchange factor GrpE, with protein sequence MINTGAHPEDLIPDPFAEETAAPETVAPPSASPAIEPETAIPAPADAPENAPTLVDMELPATFGELAMPEEPNPAAIVALQEELLQERERCETLRAEQQALEQKLAQAEQQSEDQRGQIVRLAADFENYRRRVQREQEEASLKAKAKVLEELLAVVDNFERARTHIRPETEEGMAIHKNYQGVYKQMVEELKKLGVAPIPGKGQPFDPNRHEAVLQEASREYAEGVVIEELRRGYFLKVGEEDRVLRHALVKVSTGAADAPELETTD encoded by the coding sequence ATGATAAACACCGGTGCCCATCCCGAGGATCTGATTCCCGATCCCTTTGCTGAAGAAACCGCCGCCCCAGAGACGGTGGCACCTCCGAGTGCATCCCCGGCAATCGAGCCGGAAACAGCCATTCCCGCCCCGGCGGATGCCCCTGAAAATGCCCCCACCCTAGTGGATATGGAACTCCCGGCCACCTTTGGGGAATTGGCGATGCCGGAAGAACCCAACCCAGCGGCGATAGTGGCCTTGCAGGAAGAACTGTTGCAGGAGCGGGAGCGTTGCGAAACCCTCAGGGCAGAGCAACAGGCACTGGAGCAAAAATTAGCCCAGGCGGAACAGCAAAGCGAAGACCAGCGGGGGCAAATCGTGCGTTTGGCCGCCGATTTTGAAAATTACCGTCGGCGGGTACAGCGGGAGCAGGAGGAGGCCAGCCTCAAGGCCAAGGCCAAGGTATTGGAGGAACTGCTGGCCGTGGTGGACAATTTTGAGCGTGCCCGCACCCATATCCGTCCCGAAACCGAAGAGGGCATGGCGATCCACAAAAATTACCAGGGGGTCTATAAGCAGATGGTTGAGGAGTTAAAAAAACTGGGGGTAGCCCCCATTCCCGGTAAGGGACAGCCCTTTGACCCCAACCGGCACGAGGCGGTACTCCAGGAAGCCAGCCGTGAATACGCCGAAGGAGTAGTGATCGAAGAACTGCGGCGGGGCTATTTTCTCAAGGTGGGGGAGGAAGACCGGGTACTGCGTCACGCCCTGGTGAAGGTATCCACCGGAGCCGCAGATGCCCCCGAACTGGAAACCACCGACTAG
- a CDS encoding type IV pilus twitching motility protein PilT — protein sequence MELMMEDLMEEVVQRGGSDLHLSAGLPPYIRISGKLTATEHEPMSPEQCQRLIFSILNNNQRKIFEQGWELDCSYGIKGLARFRVNVYKDRGTIAACLRALPSKIPSFDSLNLPPVVREMSEKPRGLVLVTGPTGSGKSTTLAAMIDNINRTRPEHILTVEDPIEFVYEAQKSIIHQRQLNEDTRSFANALRAALREDPDVILVGEMRDLETIQLAVTAAETGHLVFGTLHTSSASQTVDRMVDVFPPEQQQQIRVQLSSSLVAVFSQTLVKRKNPKPGQFGRIMAQEIMVVTPAIANLIREGKTPQIYSAIQTGGKYGMQTLEKVLADLYKKGDCTYEDAISKTSKPDELQRLIGGSTAPAGAKSAH from the coding sequence ATGGAATTGATGATGGAAGATTTGATGGAGGAGGTTGTCCAGCGGGGCGGGTCGGACTTGCACCTGTCGGCGGGGCTACCCCCTTACATTCGCATCAGCGGCAAGCTCACTGCTACGGAACATGAACCCATGTCGCCGGAGCAATGCCAACGTTTAATTTTCAGCATTTTGAATAACAACCAGCGCAAAATTTTTGAGCAGGGTTGGGAGTTGGACTGTTCCTATGGGATCAAAGGGCTGGCTCGCTTCCGGGTGAACGTGTACAAAGACCGGGGGACGATTGCCGCCTGTTTGCGGGCGTTACCTTCCAAAATTCCCAGCTTTGATTCCTTGAATTTGCCCCCGGTGGTACGGGAAATGTCCGAAAAACCCCGGGGGTTGGTGCTGGTGACGGGGCCAACGGGTTCCGGGAAATCCACCACCCTGGCGGCCATGATTGACAACATCAACCGCACCCGCCCGGAGCATATCCTCACGGTGGAAGACCCGATTGAATTTGTCTATGAGGCGCAAAAGAGCATTATTCATCAGCGGCAGTTGAACGAGGATACCCGCAGTTTTGCCAACGCCCTGCGAGCCGCCCTGCGGGAAGACCCGGACGTGATCCTGGTGGGGGAAATGCGGGATTTGGAAACCATTCAGTTGGCGGTGACGGCGGCAGAAACCGGGCACTTGGTCTTTGGTACTTTGCACACCAGTTCCGCTTCCCAGACGGTGGATCGGATGGTGGATGTGTTCCCGCCGGAGCAACAGCAACAGATTCGGGTGCAGTTGTCCAGTTCGTTGGTGGCGGTGTTTAGCCAGACCTTGGTGAAGCGCAAAAATCCCAAACCAGGGCAATTTGGCCGGATCATGGCGCAGGAAATCATGGTGGTCACCCCCGCTATTGCCAACCTGATCCGGGAGGGGAAAACCCCCCAGATTTATTCAGCGATTCAGACCGGTGGGAAGTATGGGATGCAGACCCTGGAGAAGGTGCTGGCCGACCTGTACAAGAAGGGGGATTGCACCTACGAGGATGCCATTTCCAAAACCTCAAAACCGGACGAACTCCAGCGTTTGATTGGTGGCAGCACCGCTCCCGCCGGAGCCAAGTCTGCCCATTAG
- a CDS encoding type II secretion system F family protein, whose amino-acid sequence MPTYLARARDAQGRSKERRVKAETIKDARSLLREEGMFVLEIKEAKPFNIMETDLDISFLSSVTVKDKAVFSRQFASLVNAGVPMVRGLGILVDQQTNPKMKKALAAVSADVQQGSTLSESMRQHREVFDDLYVAMIQSGEVGGVLDEVLNRLAKLLEDAAKLEQQIKSAMAYPIAVTLLAVGVFLGMVLFLIPIFGGIFESLGGTLPAFTQFMVDLSKWMRNPVNLAIMAAVVAASIFGYTTAYATRAGREIIDRIALNVPIFGDLIRKNAVARFSRTFGSLSRSGVPVLTSLEIVRDTAGNQIIANAIDGAREDIQAGGLISLALQKANVFPNMAIQMISIGEETGELDAMITKVADFYESEVEAAVKTLTSVMEPMMIAVLGGMVGSILVAMYLPMFKIFDLIKA is encoded by the coding sequence ATGCCGACCTACCTAGCCCGTGCCCGTGATGCCCAAGGCCGTTCCAAGGAACGCCGGGTAAAGGCGGAAACGATCAAAGATGCCCGGAGTCTGCTCCGGGAAGAAGGGATGTTTGTGCTGGAGATCAAGGAAGCCAAACCCTTCAATATCATGGAAACCGACCTGGACATTTCTTTTTTGAGCAGTGTCACGGTCAAGGATAAAGCCGTATTTTCCCGCCAATTTGCCTCCCTGGTGAATGCGGGGGTGCCGATGGTGCGGGGGTTGGGGATTTTGGTGGATCAACAGACCAATCCCAAGATGAAAAAAGCCCTGGCCGCCGTCAGTGCCGATGTGCAACAGGGCAGTACCTTGTCCGAATCCATGCGCCAACACCGGGAGGTGTTTGACGATCTGTATGTGGCGATGATCCAGTCCGGGGAAGTGGGCGGGGTCTTGGATGAGGTGTTAAACCGCTTGGCGAAACTGCTGGAGGATGCGGCCAAACTAGAGCAGCAGATTAAATCGGCGATGGCCTACCCGATTGCGGTGACCCTGCTGGCGGTGGGGGTATTTTTGGGGATGGTGTTGTTTTTGATTCCCATTTTTGGGGGGATTTTTGAGAGTTTGGGGGGGACATTGCCCGCCTTTACCCAGTTCATGGTGGATTTGAGCAAATGGATGCGTAACCCGGTCAACCTGGCAATCATGGCCGCGGTGGTGGCGGCCTCAATTTTTGGCTATACAACGGCCTACGCTACCCGCGCCGGGCGGGAAATCATTGACCGGATTGCGTTGAATGTGCCGATTTTTGGGGATTTGATCCGCAAAAATGCGGTGGCGCGCTTTAGTCGTACCTTTGGTTCCCTGTCCCGCTCCGGGGTGCCGGTGTTGACCTCCTTGGAGATTGTGCGGGACACGGCGGGAAATCAGATCATCGCCAATGCCATTGACGGGGCACGGGAGGATATTCAGGCCGGGGGCTTGATTTCCCTGGCGTTGCAAAAGGCCAATGTGTTTCCCAATATGGCAATTCAAATGATCAGTATTGGCGAAGAAACCGGGGAATTGGATGCCATGATTACCAAGGTGGCGGATTTCTACGAATCCGAGGTGGAAGCCGCTGTCAAAACCCTCACCAGCGTCATGGAACCCATGATGATTGCGGTGTTGGGGGGCATGGTGGGTTCGATCCTGGTGGCCATGTATTTGCCCATGTTCAAAATCTTCGACCTGATCAAGGCGTAA
- a CDS encoding GspE/PulE family protein — MVNSPINARRALVTRQAGASPIVKDIIKAGVADRDQITKALQKSREEGRPLPDVLQELTGKALPAELVRQYKRQQLFELKVLFGVESLDPELNPISFPQMKELVDVLINLDTCRRHNFLPVARQEGDNPSLTVAMVNPDNLQALDELNRITRAKGLRLRRRVIAQEDFLHLINQYANELQASKLAGASQEAHIATDIDLSQYEQLEEAQDEAEMDLIDVLKGSEEAPIISLTNNILAKALSEGVSDIHVEPQEEFLRIRFRKDGVLRQGWENLPKQVIPAVTSRFKILANLDIAERRQPQDGRIRKIFQGRKIDFRVNTLPMRYGEKICMRILDNSSTQLGLDKLITDADTLNTVREMVKKPFGLILVTGPTGSGKTTTLYSCLSERNDPGVNISTAEDPIEYTLPGLTQVQVIREKGMNFAAILRAFLRQDPDVILVGETRDKETAKTAIEAALTGHLVLTTLHTNDAPSAVARLSEMEVESHMVSASLIGVLAQRLMRRVCSECRIPYSPGEEELARFGLTGSGHGLTYYRANSLNSDQIRQAKAQGQPICGKCNGGGYKGRCGVYEVMRVTERLQALITENAPTEVIKEIAVEEGMKTLLSYSLELVRQGLTTLEEVERVTFTDTGLESELKAKRKQGLICRSCHASLKPEWMECPYCLTPRFSE, encoded by the coding sequence ATGGTTAACTCTCCCATCAATGCCCGCCGGGCGTTGGTTACCCGGCAAGCCGGGGCAAGCCCTATTGTCAAGGACATTATCAAAGCCGGTGTCGCCGACCGGGATCAGATCACCAAGGCACTGCAAAAAAGTCGGGAAGAGGGTCGCCCGCTCCCGGATGTCTTGCAAGAACTCACGGGTAAAGCCCTACCCGCCGAATTGGTGCGCCAGTACAAGCGGCAACAGCTTTTTGAACTGAAAGTCCTGTTTGGGGTCGAGTCCCTTGACCCGGAACTGAACCCGATTTCTTTTCCCCAAATGAAAGAATTGGTGGATGTTTTGATCAACCTGGATACTTGCCGCCGCCACAATTTTCTGCCGGTGGCACGCCAGGAGGGGGACAATCCCAGCTTGACCGTGGCGATGGTCAACCCGGACAATTTGCAAGCGTTGGATGAATTAAATCGCATTACCCGTGCCAAGGGGTTGCGGTTGCGGCGCCGGGTGATTGCCCAGGAAGATTTTTTGCATCTGATTAACCAGTATGCCAACGAGTTACAAGCCTCCAAGCTGGCGGGTGCCAGTCAGGAAGCGCATATTGCTACGGATATTGACCTGTCCCAGTACGAGCAACTGGAGGAAGCCCAGGACGAAGCGGAGATGGATTTAATCGACGTTTTGAAGGGTTCTGAGGAAGCCCCCATTATTTCTCTGACCAATAACATCCTGGCGAAAGCCTTGAGTGAAGGGGTATCGGACATTCATGTGGAACCCCAGGAGGAGTTTTTGCGGATTCGTTTTCGCAAAGACGGGGTACTGCGCCAGGGGTGGGAAAATTTACCCAAGCAGGTGATCCCGGCGGTGACTTCCCGGTTCAAGATTTTGGCGAATTTGGATATTGCCGAGCGGCGGCAACCCCAGGATGGCCGGATTCGCAAGATATTTCAGGGGCGCAAAATTGATTTCCGGGTGAATACCCTGCCCATGCGGTACGGGGAAAAAATCTGTATGCGGATTTTGGATAATTCTTCGACCCAGTTGGGCTTAGATAAACTCATTACCGATGCAGATACCTTAAATACCGTCCGGGAGATGGTGAAAAAGCCCTTTGGGTTGATCCTGGTGACCGGGCCGACCGGTTCCGGGAAAACCACGACGTTGTATTCCTGTTTATCCGAGCGCAACGACCCCGGCGTGAATATCAGCACCGCCGAAGACCCGATTGAATACACCTTGCCCGGTTTGACCCAGGTGCAGGTGATTCGGGAGAAGGGGATGAATTTTGCCGCCATTTTGCGGGCGTTTTTGCGCCAAGACCCGGACGTGATCCTGGTGGGGGAAACCCGGGACAAGGAAACGGCGAAAACGGCGATTGAAGCGGCCTTGACCGGACACCTGGTCTTGACCACCCTGCACACCAACGATGCCCCCAGTGCGGTGGCGCGGTTATCGGAAATGGAAGTCGAGTCCCACATGGTGTCGGCTTCTTTGATTGGGGTGCTGGCGCAAAGGCTGATGCGGCGGGTGTGTAGCGAGTGCCGCATTCCCTACAGTCCGGGGGAGGAAGAACTGGCTCGCTTTGGCCTCACCGGTTCCGGCCACGGGCTGACCTATTACCGGGCGAATAGCTTAAATTCCGACCAAATCCGGCAGGCCAAAGCCCAGGGACAACCCATCTGCGGCAAGTGCAATGGGGGCGGGTACAAAGGGCGGTGCGGGGTGTACGAAGTGATGCGGGTCACCGAGCGTCTGCAAGCCCTGATCACCGAAAATGCGCCCACGGAAGTGATCAAGGAAATCGCCGTTGAAGAAGGGATGAAAACCCTGCTCTCCTACAGTTTGGAACTGGTGCGCCAGGGCTTGACCACCCTCGAAGAGGTCGAGCGGGTGACCTTCACCGATACCGGGTTGGAGTCCGAACTGAAGGCCAAGCGGAAACAGGGGTTGATTTGCCGGAGTTGCCATGCCAGCCTGAAGCCGGAGTGGATGGAATGTCCCTACTGTCTCACCCCCCGCTTTAGTGAGTAA
- a CDS encoding DUF29 domain-containing protein, which produces MSQAHQFFSLYEQDIVLWSEDTVAKLKARDFEHLDIEHLIEEVEALGISQKKELISRLIGLLEHLLKRCYVNLPNEYNGWERTIRTQRGELEVLLDAVPSLTRRWELSFDKAWSIALKNIRKEYPPLPLPDQWPHNRSLEPMLNQEFWQA; this is translated from the coding sequence ATGTCTCAAGCTCACCAATTCTTCTCCCTTTATGAACAAGATATTGTGTTGTGGTCTGAAGACACGGTTGCCAAGCTCAAAGCACGGGATTTTGAGCATCTGGACATAGAGCATCTGATCGAAGAGGTGGAAGCCTTGGGAATTTCCCAAAAGAAGGAGTTAATCAGCCGTCTGATCGGGTTATTAGAACACTTATTAAAACGATGTTATGTGAATTTACCGAATGAATATAACGGCTGGGAACGCACGATTCGGACGCAACGGGGGGAGTTAGAAGTTTTGTTGGATGCTGTACCGAGCCTCACTCGCCGATGGGAACTCAGTTTTGATAAGGCATGGTCAATCGCACTCAAAAATATCCGCAAAGAATACCCGCCCCTCCCACTTCCTGACCAATGGCCTCATAATCGTTCTCTTGAACCCATGTTGAATCAGGAATTTTGGCAAGCATAA